Below is a window of bacterium DNA.
CAACTGCACCCGCGCCATGGCCGAGGTCATCTGGTGCATCCGGTACTTGTAGCCGCCCCACGGCAGCGGCGCGAAGCGCTTGTACTCGGGGTTCTGCACGAACGAGTGGTGGTCGCCATGGCCAAACATGACAGCCCGCTCGTAGATGTCCTGGTCGTTGGTGTTCATCATGCCGCCCTCGCCGGTGGCCAGGGGCTTGCCGGACATGATCGAGGCCGCGCCGACATGGCCGATGGAGCCGACCTTGCGGCCCTTCCAGGTGCTCGCGTGCGAGTGCGAGTAGTCCTCGAGGATCTTCACGCCCCGGCGGGCGGCGATGTCCATGAAGGCATCCATGTTGGCGGCATAGCCGCCCATCTGCACGACGATGATGGCCTTGGTGCGGTCGGTGATGCGCCGCTCGGCATCGGCCGGATCGGGGCAGAGGCTGTGGGGGTCGAGGTCGCAGAAGACCGGCGTGGCGCCCAGGTTCAGCAGTTGGGTGTGCGTCGCCCAGAAGGTCCACGTTGGGGTGATGACCTCATCGCCCCGGCCGATGCCGAGGCCGTACATGGCGCAGTGAATGGCCGAGGTGCCGTTGTTGCAGGCCAGGGCATACTGGCTGCCCTCCCAGGCCGCGTACTCCTTCTCCAGTTCGAGCGTGACATCCGTGCCCGACATGCTCCGGGCGTGCAGGACCTCCAGGATCGCCCGCTCGTCTTCCGCGGTCACGATCGGCCAGGTGCTCAGGTCCGGGCATTCCAGAGTGACCGTTTTGGGACCGCCGTTGATTGCCAACTTGCTGCTCATCGCCAACTCCTTTGCGACCATGTCGCCGCGTGATTCAGGTGGGCGGGCACCCCCGCCTGCCCCCGGATGGTCCGGTCTCGGTACGCACACCCCTCCGGTTCGGGATGCGCCGCCCGCAGACCTTGTCCGGCGGCCTACAGCTTCCTCCCCGCGCCGGACAATCCTGCGCTTGTCACCGGCGACGCGGTGTTCTACACTCGGGCTGCCCAACCCTTCGTGTCGGGCAGGAGGGACCGTCATGCGCCTGCAGGACAGGACCGCCATCATCACCGGGGCCGGTCAGGGCATCGGCCGGGCCATCGCCGAACGCTTCGCCGCCGAGGGGGCGCAGGTCATCGTGGCCGACATCGCCGCGGACACGGGCGGGGAGACCGTGGAGCTGATCCGCTCGCGCGGGCAGCGGGCCCACCTGTGCGTGTGCGATGTCACCTCCGAGGAGCAGGTGCAGGCGGTCGCCGAGTTCGCGACCCGCGAGTTGGGGCGCATTGACATCCTGGTCAACAACGCCATCTGTGGCGTGGAGCTGGTGCACGGCAACTCCTGGCGGGTCGTTGAGGTCGCCCTGGGCGGGGCATGGCACTGCACGCAGGCGGTGCTGCCGACGATGCTCCAGCAGGGCTCGGGCAGCATCATCAACGTCTCCTCGGTCAATGCGCTCATGGGCTTCGGGCCCGAGCATCTCTACACCGCTGCCAAGGGCGCCCTCGTCAGCCTCACGCGTTCGCTCGCGGCGGTGTATGGCCCACGCGGCCTCCGCGTGAACGCCCTGTGCCCGGGCAGCACCGACACCGAGCACTGGGAGCCGATCAAGCAGGCCAATCCGGGGGTGGTGGCGACCGTGTCGAAGCTGTACCCCCTGGGGCGCATCGCTCAGCCGGCGGAGGTCGCCAACGCCGCGCTCTTCCTCGCCTCGGA
It encodes the following:
- a CDS encoding DegT/DnrJ/EryC1/StrS family aminotransferase translates to MSSKLAINGGPKTVTLECPDLSTWPIVTAEDERAILEVLHARSMSGTDVTLELEKEYAAWEGSQYALACNNGTSAIHCAMYGLGIGRGDEVITPTWTFWATHTQLLNLGATPVFCDLDPHSLCPDPADAERRITDRTKAIIVVQMGGYAANMDAFMDIAARRGVKILEDYSHSHASTWKGRKVGSIGHVGAASIMSGKPLATGEGGMMNTNDQDIYERAVMFGHGDHHSFVQNPEYKRFAPLPWGGYKYRMHQMTSAMARVQLRHYDEYRAPGVKAMERFFSQVCAVPGVDCNYPLHDPNVTVGASYWQMLILGDEIISQAPVAVIAEAIRAEGASASPGGYFCHHLHPFWNECDVYGDGKPTRIAFSRDVRQGPGDCPVAEQIVTRLIHVPRMIRYDEAYLDQLAAAYVKVLTNLDQLQGMTSDQKLERATTLGR
- a CDS encoding glucose 1-dehydrogenase, yielding MRLQDRTAIITGAGQGIGRAIAERFAAEGAQVIVADIAADTGGETVELIRSRGQRAHLCVCDVTSEEQVQAVAEFATRELGRIDILVNNAICGVELVHGNSWRVVEVALGGAWHCTQAVLPTMLQQGSGSIINVSSVNALMGFGPEHLYTAAKGALVSLTRSLAAVYGPRGLRVNALCPGSTDTEHWEPIKQANPGVVATVSKLYPLGRIAQPAEVANAALFLASDEASFVTGAVLVVDGGITASQMAFRKTDD